The Ahaetulla prasina isolate Xishuangbanna chromosome 4, ASM2864084v1, whole genome shotgun sequence genome has a window encoding:
- the IKZF1 gene encoding DNA-binding protein Ikaros isoform X16 has protein sequence MKEETSQSEMAEDLCKMGSERSLMLDRLASNVAKRKSSLPQKFVGEKCISDIPYDATTNYEKENDMMQTHVIDQAINNAINYLGAESLRPLVQTPPGGSEGVSVISPMYQLHKPLGDNHARANHAAQDSAVENLLLLSKAKSISSERDPSPSNSGQDSTDTESNNEERSGLIYLTNHIVPHARNGLSIKEEHRQYDVLRGSNDSSQDVFKVINGNGEQVKVYRCEHCRILFLDHVMYTIHMGCHGFRNPFECNMCGYHSQDRYEFSSHITRGEHRFHMN, from the exons ATGAAAGAGGAAACCAGCCAAAGTGAAATGGCTGAAGACCTGtgtaagatgggatcagagcgcTCCCTTATGCTGGACAGACTAGCAAGTAACGTCGCCAAACGTAAGAGTTCTCTGCCTCAGAAATTTGTTG GTGAGAAGTGTATATCTGATATTCCCTATGATGCAACCACCAATTATGAAAAGGAGAATGATATGATGCAAACCCATGTCATTGACCAAGCTATTAATAATGCCATCAATTATCTAGGGGCAGAATCTTTGCGCCCTTTGGTGCAGACACCCCCTGGTGGCTCAGAAGGAGTGTCTGTCATCAGTCCAATGTATCAGCTTCACAAACCCCTTGGAGACAACCATGCTCGAGCCAATCATGCAGCTCAGGACAGTGCAGTGGAAAATTTACTGCTACTTTCTAAAGCCAAGTCCATCTCTTCAGAAAGGGACCCTTCACCCAGCAACAGCGGCCAAGACTCCACCGATACCGAGAGCAATAATGAAGAACGTAGTGGTTTAATATACCTAACCAACCACATAGTGCCTCATGCACGGAATGGCCTCTCCATAAAAGAAGAACATAGGCAGTATGATGTCCTAAGAGGAAGCAATGACAGCTCCCAAGATGTTTTCAAAGTAATCAATGGCAATGGGGAGCAAGTAAAAGTCTACAGATGTGAACACTGTAGAATTCTTTTTCTAGACCATGTAATGTATACCATCCACATGGGTTGTCATGGGTTCCGCAATCCTTTTGAGTGTAATATGTGTGGCTATCACAGCCAGGATAGGTATGAGTTTTCTTCCCACATAACTCGAGGGGAACACCGCTTCCACATGAATTAA